In a single window of the Roseiconus lacunae genome:
- a CDS encoding transmembrane prediction translates to MTTPTESSKTYERRSIPISSRLWWLTIAPTVWAIHFLACYLAAAIYCAKASSPEESMPMLRIAVAILTGLAIVMITFVAFISFRQHRMGAAPLPHDFDSQDDQQRFLGFAAFLLSLLSIIATLFTASVFVFLGACH, encoded by the coding sequence ATGACCACTCCGACGGAGTCTTCGAAAACCTACGAGCGACGATCGATACCCATTTCTTCACGGTTGTGGTGGCTGACGATCGCGCCGACCGTTTGGGCCATTCACTTTCTTGCCTGTTATTTGGCGGCAGCGATTTATTGTGCAAAAGCATCGTCACCCGAGGAGTCGATGCCGATGCTTCGGATCGCAGTTGCCATTCTCACCGGACTCGCGATTGTCATGATCACGTTTGTGGCGTTCATCAGCTTCCGCCAGCATCGTATGGGCGCCGCGCCGCTACCGCATGACTTTGATTCCCAGGACGACCAGCAACGTTTTTTGGGATTCGCTGCCTTCTTGCTTTCGCTGTTAAGCATTATTGCGACGTTGTTTACCGCATCGGTCTTTGTTTTCCTGGGGGCTTGTCATTGA
- the ctaD gene encoding cytochrome c oxidase subunit I — protein MNDRREEQSTSDTQSSNDPAARRLLQAWKTPTGWRYWSAVNNSEVGLWYTLTAFAFFLFGGLLALVMRIQLAVPENDFISADTYNQVFTLHGSVMMFLFAVPILEAISIMLLPEMMGARDLPFPRLSAFGFWCFVIGGVFVCGSIFFDAAPRGGWFMYPPMTTQYQDGVGVDIWLLGLSFIEIASIAAAVELIVGVLKCRPPGMRLNLIPLYAWYILVVAVMILFAFPPLIAGDVLMELERALDWPFFDASRGGDPLLWQHLFWIFGHPEVYIVFLPSIALIAMIVPTFSRTPMVGYSWVVLAAVGTGFLSFGLWVHHMFTTGLPGITIGIFSAASQAVAIPTGVQLFCFIATLLVGRVVRSVSLLFVLAGLATFIIGGLTGVMVAVAPFDYQAHDTYFVVGHLHYVLIGGTIFPIVAGFYYYYPFVTGKQLSERLGYWIFGLMFIGFNVNFFPMHLAGLQGMARRIYTYSPMLNVGWLNMISTIGAFVLASGILVFLIDVLRPKGKQPLVKRNVWNAGTLEWSGQVPDRPWGIRSIPVIESRYPLWDQDDFIAKVDAGQFYLPDAAEGLRETLVTTTVDARPIQCLRVPGPTFLTLWAAIFTGGVFIFGTFHWYVAAGLSGVLAFATIITWLWTGTSIIPEKDQKEIGLGVTLPIYVSGPNAVGWWAMFITMMGDMTAFVSLIFGYYFYWTIHEDFPPKDIAGPGTFWPLASLAAGVAAWGLTVVTKKRNSANDARGFYAASIASLVCAAVGIVALWMGIWQHDMDPTEHVYPAIVCAIALWTGLHLLVGSVMHLYCIARRLAGRMTNRFDADIVNVTLYWHFAVITIAVTALTLGLFPVAVGR, from the coding sequence TTGAACGATCGCCGCGAAGAGCAATCTACGTCCGATACGCAATCTTCAAACGATCCGGCCGCCCGGAGACTGTTACAGGCATGGAAGACGCCGACGGGATGGCGCTATTGGTCGGCGGTAAACAATAGTGAAGTTGGCTTGTGGTACACGCTGACCGCGTTTGCATTTTTTCTATTCGGCGGATTGCTGGCTCTGGTCATGCGGATCCAGTTGGCGGTGCCGGAAAACGATTTCATTTCGGCGGACACCTACAATCAGGTATTCACGCTACACGGCAGCGTGATGATGTTTCTCTTTGCGGTGCCGATTCTGGAAGCGATTTCGATCATGTTGCTTCCGGAAATGATGGGTGCACGAGACCTACCGTTTCCTCGTTTGTCGGCGTTTGGATTTTGGTGTTTCGTGATCGGCGGAGTCTTTGTGTGCGGGTCAATCTTTTTTGACGCCGCCCCACGTGGAGGATGGTTCATGTACCCGCCGATGACGACGCAATACCAAGACGGCGTTGGCGTCGACATTTGGTTGTTGGGGCTATCGTTCATCGAGATCGCGTCGATTGCCGCTGCGGTGGAGTTAATCGTCGGGGTGCTCAAATGCCGTCCCCCGGGGATGCGTCTGAATCTGATCCCGCTTTACGCGTGGTACATTTTGGTCGTCGCGGTGATGATCCTATTCGCGTTTCCTCCGCTGATTGCCGGCGACGTATTGATGGAGCTAGAACGCGCGCTTGACTGGCCATTTTTCGATGCCAGTCGTGGTGGTGATCCGCTGTTGTGGCAGCACCTCTTTTGGATTTTCGGGCACCCAGAAGTCTACATCGTTTTCCTGCCATCGATCGCGTTGATCGCGATGATCGTCCCCACGTTTTCACGCACCCCAATGGTCGGCTATAGCTGGGTTGTGCTAGCGGCGGTGGGAACCGGATTTTTAAGCTTCGGCCTGTGGGTCCACCACATGTTCACGACTGGGTTGCCTGGAATCACGATTGGTATCTTTTCGGCGGCAAGCCAAGCGGTTGCGATCCCAACCGGTGTGCAACTGTTTTGCTTTATCGCCACATTGCTGGTCGGACGTGTGGTTCGATCGGTGTCTCTATTGTTCGTCTTGGCAGGACTCGCGACTTTCATCATCGGTGGGTTGACCGGAGTGATGGTCGCGGTGGCTCCGTTCGATTACCAAGCTCATGACACGTACTTCGTTGTCGGGCACTTGCACTACGTCTTGATCGGAGGAACGATTTTCCCGATCGTCGCGGGATTCTACTACTACTATCCGTTCGTGACCGGCAAGCAACTTTCCGAGCGTTTGGGATATTGGATTTTTGGGTTGATGTTCATCGGGTTCAACGTCAACTTTTTCCCGATGCATTTGGCCGGTCTACAAGGCATGGCGAGGCGCATTTATACGTACTCGCCAATGTTGAACGTCGGTTGGTTGAACATGATTTCGACAATCGGCGCATTCGTGTTGGCTTCCGGAATCCTCGTATTCTTGATCGATGTGCTGCGTCCCAAAGGCAAGCAGCCGTTGGTCAAACGGAACGTGTGGAACGCAGGCACTCTGGAGTGGAGCGGTCAAGTTCCCGATCGTCCGTGGGGTATTCGCAGCATTCCGGTGATCGAGTCCCGCTATCCACTTTGGGACCAAGACGACTTCATTGCGAAAGTCGATGCGGGGCAGTTTTACCTGCCTGATGCCGCCGAAGGTTTACGTGAAACGCTGGTGACGACGACTGTTGATGCGCGTCCGATTCAGTGTCTACGGGTTCCCGGCCCTACGTTTTTGACGCTTTGGGCGGCCATTTTCACCGGCGGTGTGTTTATCTTCGGAACGTTTCATTGGTACGTCGCGGCAGGCCTGAGTGGCGTACTCGCGTTTGCAACGATCATCACTTGGCTTTGGACAGGGACGTCGATCATCCCCGAAAAGGACCAAAAAGAAATTGGTTTGGGGGTGACGTTGCCGATTTATGTGTCGGGGCCCAACGCAGTAGGTTGGTGGGCAATGTTCATCACGATGATGGGTGATATGACTGCGTTTGTCTCTTTGATTTTTGGCTATTACTTTTACTGGACCATTCATGAAGACTTCCCGCCGAAGGACATCGCGGGTCCGGGAACGTTTTGGCCGCTCGCCAGTTTAGCCGCCGGGGTCGCAGCGTGGGGATTGACGGTCGTCACCAAGAAACGCAATTCGGCCAACGATGCCCGGGGGTTTTACGCTGCTTCGATCGCCAGTCTCGTGTGTGCGGCGGTTGGAATCGTTGCGCTTTGGATGGGTATTTGGCAACACGACATGGATCCCACCGAACACGTTTACCCCGCGATCGTTTGTGCGATCGCGCTGTGGACAGGGTTGCATTTATTGGTCGGTAGCGTGATGCATTTGTACTGCATCGCACGGCGACTCGCCGGAAGGATGACAAATCGGTTTGATGCCGACATCGTTAACGTGACTCTGTATTGGCACTTCGCGGTGATCACGATTGCGGTTACGGCACTTACCCTTGGCTTGTTCCCTGTTGCGGTGGGGCGATAG
- the coxB gene encoding cytochrome c oxidase subunit II, whose amino-acid sequence MDHASHSTLNPAGAAAEQISQLFYWMLAGGIVIWGVVVGLAVYAIFVRKEHPLRMTRALVIGGGAVIPTVTLSGLMAYSLSIMPELHRPAPDGSLTIRVSGVRWWWRVEYLTDDGEVEFETANEIRLPVDRPVEFKLVSEDVIHAFWIPALGGKMDMIPGRENRLRLDPTKVGTYGGVCAEYCGTAHAQMMFRVIVSDEQEFDAWRRQQRSDAIIEPAPNPFGRQVFWRRGCPACHTIRGTEADGSVGPDLTHFGSRMTIGAGILPNESDALKRWIVRTHRVKPGVEMPGFESLINAPEELDALVAYLEALR is encoded by the coding sequence ATGGATCACGCTTCTCATTCAACCTTGAATCCTGCGGGTGCGGCCGCGGAACAGATCTCACAACTGTTCTATTGGATGCTGGCCGGTGGGATTGTGATCTGGGGAGTCGTGGTCGGACTTGCCGTTTACGCGATTTTTGTCCGCAAGGAACATCCACTTCGCATGACGCGTGCGTTGGTCATCGGCGGCGGAGCGGTGATACCGACAGTGACTCTTTCGGGACTGATGGCATATTCGCTTTCGATCATGCCTGAGTTACACCGTCCGGCGCCCGACGGCAGTTTGACAATTCGAGTCAGCGGGGTGCGTTGGTGGTGGCGAGTGGAGTATTTAACGGACGATGGCGAAGTTGAGTTTGAGACAGCCAATGAAATCCGGTTGCCGGTCGATCGGCCAGTCGAGTTCAAACTGGTCAGTGAAGATGTCATTCATGCGTTTTGGATTCCGGCACTCGGCGGCAAGATGGATATGATCCCGGGGCGTGAAAATCGATTGCGGCTTGATCCAACTAAAGTCGGCACGTATGGCGGAGTCTGCGCCGAGTATTGCGGAACGGCCCACGCACAAATGATGTTTCGTGTGATCGTGTCCGACGAACAGGAATTCGATGCTTGGCGACGTCAACAACGAAGTGACGCGATCATCGAACCGGCCCCAAATCCATTCGGGCGGCAAGTCTTTTGGCGGCGTGGCTGTCCTGCGTGTCACACCATTCGGGGAACCGAGGCTGACGGTTCTGTTGGTCCTGATCTGACACATTTTGGCTCTCGGATGACTATCGGTGCGGGGATACTGCCCAACGAATCGGACGCACTAAAACGTTGGATTGTGCGAACGCATCGTGTTAAACCTGGCGTCGAAATGCCGGGCTTCGAATCGCTAATCAATGCACCCGAAGAGCTTGATGCGTTGGTGGCATACCTGGAGGCCCTGCGTTGA
- a CDS encoding sodium:calcium antiporter, giving the protein MAPDRLADGMLEFTSYPIWGNAAVFAAGALLVWTAGTKLSRYVDLFADRTGTGKAFAGVLLLGGATSLPELATTLTAASSGAAQLAGNNLIGGIVMQIAVLAFVDACLLRGKPLTLFSPKASLLLVGVMLILLVALASAAISSGELASLDIVFLGHVGIWPVLLFVAYLGTLWLIYQYEGDPRWEPRGDIAQPPETARDLKDAHHETYAETTTKRLAGYFAIASICVLIGGFFVAKTGEAIAEQTGIGEGFIGATLVALATSLPEVSTTYSAVRFGAYSMAAANILGTNSLEVALFLPAELAYRGGLIFDQMKPSAAFLAALGIVVTAIYLGGILERRDKTIAGMGIDSFAVLFVYLCGMAVFYWL; this is encoded by the coding sequence GTGGCCCCAGACAGATTGGCCGACGGGATGCTTGAGTTCACGTCATATCCGATCTGGGGAAACGCCGCGGTCTTCGCCGCTGGGGCGTTGCTGGTATGGACCGCCGGAACAAAGCTCAGCCGCTATGTAGATCTGTTTGCCGATCGGACGGGAACTGGCAAAGCATTCGCCGGTGTGCTGCTCCTCGGTGGCGCGACGAGTTTACCGGAACTCGCGACGACGTTGACGGCGGCGTCCTCCGGCGCTGCGCAGCTGGCCGGTAATAACTTGATCGGAGGCATTGTGATGCAGATTGCCGTTCTGGCATTTGTTGATGCATGCTTGCTTCGCGGTAAGCCGTTGACGTTGTTTTCTCCCAAGGCGAGTTTATTGCTTGTCGGCGTGATGTTAATTCTGTTGGTAGCACTGGCGTCGGCAGCAATCAGCAGCGGCGAACTCGCCTCGCTGGATATTGTTTTTCTGGGGCACGTCGGAATCTGGCCGGTGCTGTTGTTTGTCGCGTATCTGGGGACGCTGTGGTTGATTTACCAGTACGAAGGTGACCCACGTTGGGAACCTCGGGGGGACATTGCCCAACCTCCGGAGACGGCGCGAGACTTGAAAGACGCCCATCACGAAACCTACGCTGAAACGACGACCAAACGATTGGCCGGGTACTTTGCCATCGCTTCGATCTGTGTCTTGATCGGTGGGTTCTTTGTAGCGAAGACTGGCGAAGCGATTGCCGAACAGACGGGAATTGGCGAGGGCTTTATTGGGGCGACGCTGGTTGCTCTGGCGACGAGTTTACCGGAGGTTAGCACGACCTATTCGGCGGTTCGTTTTGGGGCCTACAGTATGGCGGCGGCGAACATCTTGGGGACGAACAGTCTTGAGGTAGCGCTCTTTTTACCAGCCGAGCTGGCTTACCGCGGTGGGCTGATCTTTGACCAGATGAAACCATCGGCCGCATTCCTCGCCGCCCTCGGAATTGTCGTGACTGCGATCTACTTGGGAGGCATTCTCGAACGGCGTGATAAAACGATTGCGGGCATGGGCATCGATTCGTTCGCCGTGTTGTTCGTGTATCTCTGCGGTATGGCAGTGTTCTACTGGTTGTAG
- a CDS encoding MgtC/SapB family protein, whose amino-acid sequence MSRPGASWGGVRWHSVCFVQYEKSVFRTCVKGLRLELDFQNILTVLIAGGLGAILGLEREIASKPAGIRTHILVASGSALMMVLGEDIIREYQYVDEETKLQSDPIRMLQAIVVGISFLGAGTIVHDKEQGVEGLTTAATVFLTAGIGVAVAVDRVRFAVMITAVAIVVLLVVGFLERLIHRWQTKREQIVTEPSAVASTCDESD is encoded by the coding sequence GTGTCACGCCCCGGGGCGTCGTGGGGAGGCGTTCGTTGGCATTCAGTTTGCTTTGTGCAGTACGAAAAATCCGTTTTTCGTACTTGCGTGAAGGGCCTTCGGTTGGAACTCGACTTTCAGAATATTTTGACGGTATTGATTGCCGGTGGTTTGGGCGCGATCCTTGGTTTGGAACGTGAAATTGCCTCGAAGCCGGCTGGCATTCGAACTCATATCCTGGTGGCTTCGGGGTCGGCGCTGATGATGGTGCTCGGAGAAGACATCATTCGAGAGTACCAGTATGTCGATGAGGAGACGAAACTGCAGTCCGATCCGATTCGGATGTTACAGGCAATCGTCGTCGGCATCAGTTTTCTGGGTGCCGGCACGATCGTCCATGACAAGGAACAAGGGGTCGAAGGCCTCACCACCGCGGCAACCGTCTTTCTGACCGCAGGCATTGGAGTTGCCGTCGCCGTTGATCGAGTTCGATTCGCGGTGATGATCACCGCGGTCGCCATCGTCGTACTACTTGTCGTCGGTTTTTTGGAACGCTTAATCCATCGTTGGCAAACCAAGCGAGAGCAGATCGTGACAGAGCCATCCGCGGTCGCGTCGACATGCGACGAAAGCGATTGA